The Salvia splendens isolate huo1 chromosome 21, SspV2, whole genome shotgun sequence genome includes a window with the following:
- the LOC121784819 gene encoding protein STICHEL-like 4 isoform X2, whose amino-acid sequence MTKAVRDRILKDVNGNVSDHLRNHIHLTNCIHLKNHMHKNSPILADRALMRDLVVLQRSRSLRDPSASPPSWQSSSAFDVLLRRGEGEDVVSGRRSVGIERGRVSESSPAPAAVSSRGGKERRARRGEESERLVGNDECEGEGEGLVGDRVSLGSSQLREKSTEKRGGHRQDKKLMTLSDQLRNVPAVSNDAVSSHNRGDARRVFHSDKYPEEAGVSIRHRSSLNRGKRRRFRGDRRSRPSVAVRDGGGGGGEAQNEMSVASNSFGEGRASQKYHGEEEVQQLYGQNVNGDPRNGCGIPWNWSRIHHRGKSFLDMAGRSLSCGLSESRSKKAGSNSRGMDIPNMHVMSSSSSTRSDAEAFPLLLDPSGSRGSIDRAGFFHDYSGELGIYAGNLLKQETDSDLASEGRSREQHRYRNQNKERHQNLTQKYMPRTFRDLVGQNLVVQALSNAILRRKVGLLYLFYGPHGTGKTSCARIFARALNCQASEHTKPCGFCNPCIAQSSGKSRNVREICPVSNMDLESIIGLLGNVTSSSSQLQSQYRVFIFDECDTVSSECWSTILKVIDRAPRRVVFVLVCSSLDALPHIIISRCQKFFFPKLKDADIIYTLQWIATKEDLDIDKEALKLIATRSDGSLRDAEMTLEQLSLIGKRISVALVQELVGLVSDEKLVDLLDLALSADTVNTVKNLRDIMESGVEPLALMSQLATVITDILAGSYDFTKERPKRRFFRRRELSKEDMEKLRQALKTLSEAEKQLRVSNDRITWLTAALLQLAPDQQYMLPVSSAETSMNHSPLVLNGARKSNAEMPGFQAGSSANVHYNDEVQGSVMVGNKHDKGEMNSQQAQAVYNEKLEAIWLDVLEKIPMNSIREFMYQEGKLVSVSYGAAPTVQLLFNSQMTKSKAEKFRFHVLQAFESVLRCPVTIEIRCESRKSTSWAPILLPAAQNMPRLDVNPTTNTGGWMPTDGMPSSEANRREIVEIEPSPREYRGVRRRDANLESDGRNLENAGATSSQKISTVLEGCSQHSGWSKRKAVSIAEKLEQENLRLEARSRRLLCWNAPKMNRQKLSRLRIRARKPQTLLKFISCGRCMSGRSPRPRQR is encoded by the exons ATGACTAAGGCAGTTCGTGATCGGATTCTTAAAGATGTGAATGGTAATGTTAGTGATCATCTACGCAATCACATTCATTTGACAAATTGCATTCATTTGAAGAACCATATGCATAAGAACAGCCCCATTTTGGCGGATAGGGCGCTCATGAGGGACCTCGTTGTCCTTCAGAGGTCGAGGTCGTTGAGGGACCCATCCGCGAGCCCGCCCTCGTGGCAGTCCTCGTCTGCCTTTGATGTGCTCTTGAGGCGAGGGGAAGGGGAGGATGTGGTTAGTGGGAGGCGTAGCGTTGGGATAGAGCGTGGGAGGGTGTCGGAGAGTTCACCTGCACCGGCTGCTGTGAGCAGCCGTGGTGGTAAAGAGAGGAGGGctaggagaggagaggagagtgAGAGGCTTGTGGGAAATGATGAATGTGAAGGAGAGGGGGAGGGTTTGGTTGGTGATCGTGTTTCGTTGGGCTCGTCTCAGTTGAGGGAGAAGAGCACGGAGAAGAGAGGAGGTCATCGACAAGATAAGAAGCTTATGACGCTCTCGGACCAATTGAGGAATGTCCCGGCTGTGAGCAATGATGCAGTTTCATCTCACAATCGCGGAGATGCAAGACGTGTCTTCCATTCGGATAAGTATCCTGAGGAAGCAGGTGTTAGTATTCGACATAGGAGTAGTTTGAATAGGGGGAAAAGGCGCAGATTTCGCGGTGACAGGAGAAGTCGGCCTTCTGTAGCTGTTCgagatggtggtggtggtggtggtgaggCGCAGAATGAGATGTCAGTGGCATCTAATTCGTTTGGCGAGGGCCGAGCTTCACAGAAATATCACGGTGAGGAAGAAGTCCAGCAGCTCTACGGTCAGAATGTCAACGGTGATCCGAGAAATGGATGTGGCATTCCGTGGAATTGGTCGAGAATTCACCATAGAGGGAAGTCGTTTCTCGACATGGCTGGCCGGAGCCTCTCTTGTGGTTTATCCGAATCAAGGTCGAAGAAAGCTGGTTCCAATTCTCGAGGGATGGATATCCCAAACATGCATGTGATGTCATCGAGTTCTTCCACTCGATCGGATGCAGAGGCATTTCCTCTATTGCTCGATCCTTCTGGTTCTCGTGGAAGCATTGATCGAGCTGGTTTTTTTCATGATTACTCAGGGGAGTTAGGCATTTATGCTGGCAATCTGCTGAAACAAGAAACCGATTCAGACCTTGCATCGGAAGGTAGATCACGTGAGCAGCATAGATATCGGAATCAAAACAAGGAGAGACATCAAAACCTCACGCAAAAGTACATGCCGAGGACGTTTAGGGATTTGGTTGGACAGAACTTGGTCGTGCAGGCTCTCTCAAATGCTATCTTGAGAAGGAAAGTCGGGTTGCTATACCTTTTTTATGGGCCTCACGGGACGGGTAAAACTTCGTGTGCTCGTATATTTGCCCGAGCATTGAACTGCCAGGCATCTGAACATACAAAGCCTTGTGGTTTTTGCAACCCCTGCATAGCACAAAGTAGCGGGAAGAGCCGAAACGTGAGGGAAATATGCCCTGTCAGTAACATGGACCTCGAGAGTATCATTGGCCTGCTCGGGAATGTGACTTCTTCGTCTTCCCAACTTCAGTCTCAGTACCGAGTTTTCATATTTGATGAGTGTGATACCGTGTCTTCTGAGTGTTGGAGCACGATATTGAAGGTCATTGATCGAGCCCCTAGGCGTGTCGTTTTTGTGCTTGTTTGCTCGAGTCTTGATGCCTTACCTCATATAATCATATCCAGGTGCCAGAAATTCTTTTTCCCAAAGTTAAAGGATGCAGATATTATATATACGTTGCAGTGGATAGCCACGAAAGAGGATCTAGATATTGATAAGGAAGCCCTCAAGCTCATTGCAACAAGGTCTGATGGATCTCTGAGAGATGCTGAGATGACTTTGGAGCAATTGAGTTTAATTGGGAAGAGAATATCCGTTGCCCTTGTTCAAGAACTG GTTGGGCTCGTTTCGGATGAGAAACTGGTGGATCTTCTCGATTTAGCATTATCTGCTGACACTGTCAACACGGTGAAGAATCTCAGGGATATCATGGAGTCCGGTGTCGAGCCATTGGCGTTGATGTCGCAGCTTGCAACAGTCATAACCGATATTCTTGCTGGAAGCTATGACTTCACAAAAGAAAGGCCTAAAAGGAGGTTTTTTCGGAGGCGTGAAT TGTCGAAAGAAGATATGGAAAAACTGCGCCAAGCACTGAAAACATTGTCCGAAGCAGAAAAGCAGCTGAGGGTATCGAACGACAGGATAACATGGTTAACTGCTGCACTCCTGCAACTGGCTCCTGACCAACAGTATATGCTGCCTGTTTCTTCAGCCGAAACGAGCATGAATCACAGTCCCTTGGTGTTAAACGGAGCAAGAAAAAGCAATGCAGAAATGCCTGGTTTTCAAGCCGGAAGTTCTGCAAATGTTCATTACAATGATGAGGTGCAGGGTAGTGTCATGGTTGGAAACAAACACGATAAAGGCGAGATGAACTCTCAACAGGCACAAGCAGTTTATAACGAGAAACTAGAGGCCATTTGGTTGGACGTGCTGGAGAAGATCCCAATGAACAGCATACGAGAGTTCATGTATCAGGAAGGGAAGCTCGTCTCTGTCAGTTATGGCGCAG CTCCGACCGTGCAATTACTGTTCAACTCGCAGATGACAAAGTCCAAGGCGGAGAAATTCAGATTTCACGTCTTGCAAGCATTTGAGTCGGTTCTCAGATGCCCGGTGACGATTGAGATCAGATGCGAGTCGAGAAAAAGCACTAGCTGGGCACCAATTTTGCTACCCGCAGCTCAGAATATGCCTCGTTTGGATGTGAACCCGACCACAAACACCGGTGGTTGGATGCCGACGGATGGCATGCCGTCTTCTGAAGCCAATAGGAGAGAGATCGTCGAAATTGAACCCTCCCCCAGAGAGTATAGAGGTGTTAGGCGTAGAGACGCCAACCTAGAGTCTGATGGGCGGAACTTAGAAAACGCGGGAGCGACATCTTCGCAGAAGATATCGACCGTGTTAG AGGGATGTTCTCAACACAGTGGATGGTCGAAGCGCAAAGCTGTTTCAATCGCGGAAAAACTGGAACAAGAAAATTT GAGACTAGAGGCGAGATCGAGGAGATTGCTATGTTGGAACGCTCCAAAAATGAATCGCCAAAAG CTTTCGCGTTTGAGGATTAGAGCAAGGAAGCCGCAGACGTTGCTGAAATTCATTTCGTGCGGAAGGTGTATGTCCGGTAGGTCCCCGAGGCCGAGGCAAAGGTAA
- the LOC121784146 gene encoding transcription repressor OFP2-like — MKWSTNSSTSLITRLFSKFNPNSSKKSHTHHNSNNVLDIPSPNSSFYRDDGRFYSLDEHDPYWRISFTDDRIQPRRSTGGINQDSDVYSPFPRLGLAEPPNRNFSEMVSDIKRMRENRGRKQRGKQRSGEDNNGVGERNEYLPPIKVKREGRVRVRRTRTSKAYSPRNECKIRALEEIRKARSKAKKRAPNEWVLEGNTVFDSVVVVKSSLDPRRDFKESMMAVIREKGIGHPDDLEDLLACYLTLNCNKYRDLIISVFTQVWIELKGDSFVKNVPYFYC; from the coding sequence ATGAAGTGGTCTACAAACTCATCTACATCTCTCATCACTCGACTCTTCTCCAAATTCAATCCAAATTCATCCAAAAAAAGCCACACTCATCACAATTCCAATAATGTACTTGACATTCCCTCTCCAAATTCATCCTTTTACCGAGACGATGGCCGATTCTACAGCCTCGACGAACACGACCCGTATTGGAGAATCTCCTTCACCGACGACAGAATCCAGCCACGCCGCAGCACCGGCGGAATCAATCAAGATTCCGACGTGTATTCCCCCTTCCCGAGGCTCGGATTGGCCGAGCCTCCGAACAGGAATTTCAGTGAAATGGTTTCGGATATAAAGAGGATGAGAGAAAACAGGGGAAGGAAACAGAGAGGAAAACAGAGGAGTGGAGAAGATAATAATGGTGTAGGAGAGAGAAACGAATATCTTCCTCCAATTAAAGTGAAAAGGGAGGGCCGTGTCCGTGTGCGAAGGACAAGGACCTCGAAAGCGTACTCCCCGAGAAACGAATGCAAGATTCGGGCTCTCGAGGAGATACGGAAAGCGAGGAGCAAGGCAAAGAAGAGGGCTCCCAATGAGTGGGTGTTGGAGGGGAACACGGTTTTCGATAGCGTTGTGGTTGTGAAGAGCTCGCTTGATCCGCGTCGGGATTTCAAGGAATCCATGATGGCAGTGATTCGAGAGAAGGGGATAGGGCATCCTGACGATCTCGAGGATTTGTTGGCTTGTTATTTGACGTTGAATTGCAATAAGTATCGTGATCTTATCATTAGCGTGTTTACACAAGTTTGGATTGAGCTTAAAGGAGATTCGTTTGTCAAGAATGTaccatatttttattgttag
- the LOC121784819 gene encoding protein STICHEL-like 4 isoform X1, producing the protein MTKAVRDRILKDVNGNVSDHLRNHIHLTNCIHLKNHMHKNSPILADRALMRDLVVLQRSRSLRDPSASPPSWQSSSAFDVLLRRGEGEDVVSGRRSVGIERGRVSESSPAPAAVSSRGGKERRARRGEESERLVGNDECEGEGEGLVGDRVSLGSSQLREKSTEKRGGHRQDKKLMTLSDQLRNVPAVSNDAVSSHNRGDARRVFHSDKYPEEAGVSIRHRSSLNRGKRRRFRGDRRSRPSVAVRDGGGGGGEAQNEMSVASNSFGEGRASQKYHGEEEVQQLYGQNVNGDPRNGCGIPWNWSRIHHRGKSFLDMAGRSLSCGLSESRSKKAGSNSRGMDIPNMHVMSSSSSTRSDAEAFPLLLDPSGSRGSIDRAGFFHDYSGELGIYAGNLLKQETDSDLASEGRSREQHRYRNQNKERHQNLTQKYMPRTFRDLVGQNLVVQALSNAILRRKVGLLYLFYGPHGTGKTSCARIFARALNCQASEHTKPCGFCNPCIAQSSGKSRNVREICPVSNMDLESIIGLLGNVTSSSSQLQSQYRVFIFDECDTVSSECWSTILKVIDRAPRRVVFVLVCSSLDALPHIIISRCQKFFFPKLKDADIIYTLQWIATKEDLDIDKEALKLIATRSDGSLRDAEMTLEQLSLIGKRISVALVQELVGLVSDEKLVDLLDLALSADTVNTVKNLRDIMESGVEPLALMSQLATVITDILAGSYDFTKERPKRRFFRRRELSKEDMEKLRQALKTLSEAEKQLRVSNDRITWLTAALLQLAPDQQYMLPVSSAETSMNHSPLVLNGARKSNAEMPGFQAGSSANVHYNDEVQGSVMVGNKHDKGEMNSQQAQAVYNEKLEAIWLDVLEKIPMNSIREFMYQEGKLVSVSYGAAPTVQLLFNSQMTKSKAEKFRFHVLQAFESVLRCPVTIEIRCESRKSTSWAPILLPAAQNMPRLDVNPTTNTGGWMPTDGMPSSEANRREIVEIEPSPREYRGVRRRDANLESDGRNLENAGATSSQKISTVLGEKNQCLTLVKSKVSLAHVIQHAEGCSQHSGWSKRKAVSIAEKLEQENLRLEARSRRLLCWNAPKMNRQKLSRLRIRARKPQTLLKFISCGRCMSGRSPRPRQR; encoded by the exons ATGACTAAGGCAGTTCGTGATCGGATTCTTAAAGATGTGAATGGTAATGTTAGTGATCATCTACGCAATCACATTCATTTGACAAATTGCATTCATTTGAAGAACCATATGCATAAGAACAGCCCCATTTTGGCGGATAGGGCGCTCATGAGGGACCTCGTTGTCCTTCAGAGGTCGAGGTCGTTGAGGGACCCATCCGCGAGCCCGCCCTCGTGGCAGTCCTCGTCTGCCTTTGATGTGCTCTTGAGGCGAGGGGAAGGGGAGGATGTGGTTAGTGGGAGGCGTAGCGTTGGGATAGAGCGTGGGAGGGTGTCGGAGAGTTCACCTGCACCGGCTGCTGTGAGCAGCCGTGGTGGTAAAGAGAGGAGGGctaggagaggagaggagagtgAGAGGCTTGTGGGAAATGATGAATGTGAAGGAGAGGGGGAGGGTTTGGTTGGTGATCGTGTTTCGTTGGGCTCGTCTCAGTTGAGGGAGAAGAGCACGGAGAAGAGAGGAGGTCATCGACAAGATAAGAAGCTTATGACGCTCTCGGACCAATTGAGGAATGTCCCGGCTGTGAGCAATGATGCAGTTTCATCTCACAATCGCGGAGATGCAAGACGTGTCTTCCATTCGGATAAGTATCCTGAGGAAGCAGGTGTTAGTATTCGACATAGGAGTAGTTTGAATAGGGGGAAAAGGCGCAGATTTCGCGGTGACAGGAGAAGTCGGCCTTCTGTAGCTGTTCgagatggtggtggtggtggtggtgaggCGCAGAATGAGATGTCAGTGGCATCTAATTCGTTTGGCGAGGGCCGAGCTTCACAGAAATATCACGGTGAGGAAGAAGTCCAGCAGCTCTACGGTCAGAATGTCAACGGTGATCCGAGAAATGGATGTGGCATTCCGTGGAATTGGTCGAGAATTCACCATAGAGGGAAGTCGTTTCTCGACATGGCTGGCCGGAGCCTCTCTTGTGGTTTATCCGAATCAAGGTCGAAGAAAGCTGGTTCCAATTCTCGAGGGATGGATATCCCAAACATGCATGTGATGTCATCGAGTTCTTCCACTCGATCGGATGCAGAGGCATTTCCTCTATTGCTCGATCCTTCTGGTTCTCGTGGAAGCATTGATCGAGCTGGTTTTTTTCATGATTACTCAGGGGAGTTAGGCATTTATGCTGGCAATCTGCTGAAACAAGAAACCGATTCAGACCTTGCATCGGAAGGTAGATCACGTGAGCAGCATAGATATCGGAATCAAAACAAGGAGAGACATCAAAACCTCACGCAAAAGTACATGCCGAGGACGTTTAGGGATTTGGTTGGACAGAACTTGGTCGTGCAGGCTCTCTCAAATGCTATCTTGAGAAGGAAAGTCGGGTTGCTATACCTTTTTTATGGGCCTCACGGGACGGGTAAAACTTCGTGTGCTCGTATATTTGCCCGAGCATTGAACTGCCAGGCATCTGAACATACAAAGCCTTGTGGTTTTTGCAACCCCTGCATAGCACAAAGTAGCGGGAAGAGCCGAAACGTGAGGGAAATATGCCCTGTCAGTAACATGGACCTCGAGAGTATCATTGGCCTGCTCGGGAATGTGACTTCTTCGTCTTCCCAACTTCAGTCTCAGTACCGAGTTTTCATATTTGATGAGTGTGATACCGTGTCTTCTGAGTGTTGGAGCACGATATTGAAGGTCATTGATCGAGCCCCTAGGCGTGTCGTTTTTGTGCTTGTTTGCTCGAGTCTTGATGCCTTACCTCATATAATCATATCCAGGTGCCAGAAATTCTTTTTCCCAAAGTTAAAGGATGCAGATATTATATATACGTTGCAGTGGATAGCCACGAAAGAGGATCTAGATATTGATAAGGAAGCCCTCAAGCTCATTGCAACAAGGTCTGATGGATCTCTGAGAGATGCTGAGATGACTTTGGAGCAATTGAGTTTAATTGGGAAGAGAATATCCGTTGCCCTTGTTCAAGAACTG GTTGGGCTCGTTTCGGATGAGAAACTGGTGGATCTTCTCGATTTAGCATTATCTGCTGACACTGTCAACACGGTGAAGAATCTCAGGGATATCATGGAGTCCGGTGTCGAGCCATTGGCGTTGATGTCGCAGCTTGCAACAGTCATAACCGATATTCTTGCTGGAAGCTATGACTTCACAAAAGAAAGGCCTAAAAGGAGGTTTTTTCGGAGGCGTGAAT TGTCGAAAGAAGATATGGAAAAACTGCGCCAAGCACTGAAAACATTGTCCGAAGCAGAAAAGCAGCTGAGGGTATCGAACGACAGGATAACATGGTTAACTGCTGCACTCCTGCAACTGGCTCCTGACCAACAGTATATGCTGCCTGTTTCTTCAGCCGAAACGAGCATGAATCACAGTCCCTTGGTGTTAAACGGAGCAAGAAAAAGCAATGCAGAAATGCCTGGTTTTCAAGCCGGAAGTTCTGCAAATGTTCATTACAATGATGAGGTGCAGGGTAGTGTCATGGTTGGAAACAAACACGATAAAGGCGAGATGAACTCTCAACAGGCACAAGCAGTTTATAACGAGAAACTAGAGGCCATTTGGTTGGACGTGCTGGAGAAGATCCCAATGAACAGCATACGAGAGTTCATGTATCAGGAAGGGAAGCTCGTCTCTGTCAGTTATGGCGCAG CTCCGACCGTGCAATTACTGTTCAACTCGCAGATGACAAAGTCCAAGGCGGAGAAATTCAGATTTCACGTCTTGCAAGCATTTGAGTCGGTTCTCAGATGCCCGGTGACGATTGAGATCAGATGCGAGTCGAGAAAAAGCACTAGCTGGGCACCAATTTTGCTACCCGCAGCTCAGAATATGCCTCGTTTGGATGTGAACCCGACCACAAACACCGGTGGTTGGATGCCGACGGATGGCATGCCGTCTTCTGAAGCCAATAGGAGAGAGATCGTCGAAATTGAACCCTCCCCCAGAGAGTATAGAGGTGTTAGGCGTAGAGACGCCAACCTAGAGTCTGATGGGCGGAACTTAGAAAACGCGGGAGCGACATCTTCGCAGAAGATATCGACCGTGTTAGGTGAGAAAAATCAGTGTCTTACCCTTGTTAAAAGCAAGGTATCCCTTGCTCATGTGATTCAGCATGCAGAGGGATGTTCTCAACACAGTGGATGGTCGAAGCGCAAAGCTGTTTCAATCGCGGAAAAACTGGAACAAGAAAATTT GAGACTAGAGGCGAGATCGAGGAGATTGCTATGTTGGAACGCTCCAAAAATGAATCGCCAAAAG CTTTCGCGTTTGAGGATTAGAGCAAGGAAGCCGCAGACGTTGCTGAAATTCATTTCGTGCGGAAGGTGTATGTCCGGTAGGTCCCCGAGGCCGAGGCAAAGGTAA